TGACTGTGGTCGCTCCGGAGAAGCTGCCCCTCGCCAACGTCCTCGGGGACGAAGTGGCCAGAGCGTTCTACCGTCTGCATGAAGAACACGGTGTGCAGTGGCGTCTCGGCGAAGGCGTCGCAGCGATCACCGGCGACACCTCAGCGACCGGCGTCCGACTGCCGAGCGGCGAAGAGCTGTACGCCGACGTCGTGCTCATCGCCGTCAGCGCGGCCCCTTGCGTCGAGCTGGCGCACGCTGCCGGTCTTGAACTGGCGGACGACGGTGGTGTCGATGTCGACGCAGGTCTGCGTACAGCGGCACCTGACGTGTACGCGATCGGTGACATCGCTTCGCAGTTCCATCCGCGCTACGGCCGCCGCGTACGCGTCGAGCACTGGGCGACAGCGCGTACGCAGGGCGAGCACGTCGCGGCCAACCTCTTTGGTGCGAACGAGCCGTACTTAAACAGCCCTTACTTCTTCTCCGACCAGTACGACCCAGACCGCGGTGGCCCGGCCATCGGCTGCGAATACCGCGGCCTGCCTGTGTTGGACCGCGACCGCGTGGTGGTGCGCGGCGACCTCGAGTCCTACGACTTCACGGCGTTCTGGGTGACCCCGGACAACGAGGTTTCGGCGGCGATGAACGTCAACCAGTGGGACGACGGGGACGCGTTGCAGAAGCTGGTCGACGAACGCATCGCGGTCACCGACGACCAGCTGAGGAGCGGAAACCTCGCCGAGTTGGGCTGACCGTCAGCGTCGCGAACGACAGCAAGGCGAGCACCCCGAACCCGGCCATCACGGCGGTCATCGGAACCGCCGTGCCCGGCCCGCCGAGCCCGACCAGCGGCGTCGCGATCCCGCCGATCGCGAACTGCAGCACGCCCAGCAGCGCGGACGCCGACCCCGCCGTGCGCGCGTGCCCGGCGAGCGCGAGCGAACTGGCGTTCGGATTGATGATTCCGATGCAGGAAACCATGAGCAGCAGCGGAATCAGCAATGCTGGCAACGGAAGTCGCAGGGTCGCCGCGGCCAGCGTCGCGAGGCCGGACAGTGTGGACACCGTCACCCCGGCGCGCAGGAGCGCCCGTTCGGGGAACCGGCCGACGAGCCAGCCGTTGAGCTGCCCGGCGAGCACGATGCCGACCCCGTTGAGCCCGAAGACGACGCTGTATTCCTGCGGACTCAGGCGGTAAACGTCCTGCAGCGCGAACGACGAACCGGAGATGTACGCGAACAGTGCGGCGAAGTTCAGCCCCGCGGTGAGCGCGTAGCCGAGGAACGTGTGGTCGGTGAGGAGCCGTCCGTACGTGCGAAGCACCCCGCGTAGCCGCGCCGGATGCCGACGCTCGACCGGCAACGGCTCCGGCAGCGCGAACGCGACCGCGGCGAGCAGCAGGGCACCGAAGCCGGTGAGGACGACGAACACGCCTCGCCAGGACGTGAACGTGAGCAGTTGACCGCCGAGCACCGGAGCGAGGATCGGCGCGAGACCGTTGACGAGCAGGAGAAGCGAGAAGAACTTCGTCATCGCCGTGCCGGTGTAAAGGTCGCGAACGGTCGCGCGAGCGATCACGATCCCCGCCGCCGCACCGAGCGCCTGCACACTCCGCGCGGCGATCAGCAGCTCAACGCCCGGACTCGCCGCCGCCGCGACCGACCCGGCGATGTACAGCCCCAGGCCGACCAGCAACGGCCGCCGCCGCCCGAACGAATCCGACAACGGCCCGGCGACGATCTGCCCGACCGCGAGCCCGACGACGAACGCGGTGAGCGTCAGCTGGACGGTGGTGTCGGAGGCCTGGAAGTCGCCCGCCATCCGGGGGAGGGCGGGGAGGTACATGTCGATGGAGAGAGGCCCGAAGGCGGAGAGGCCGCCGAGAATGAGAAGCCGCCGGATCTTGCCCTGCCGGGGTGCTCGGGGAGGCTGGCCGAGTGTTCTGCGGCGGGGTGCTTCGTGCTGGCCGCGGCAGAGTCGGGTGCAGGCTGGTCTGGCGGGTCGTTTGGTGCGAAGTGCTCGGTTGTCGGATGATCCGGCGCGGAATGATCGGATGCATTCGAGCGCTGCGGAGGGGTTGCCGCCCACGGCCTTTCCCGATCAGCGGCACCCAAGCCGACGGTCGGTCTGCCTGCGGCGCCGTGCCCCCGCTCGTCCTCCGTGCCCTCAACGGCACTGCTCGCGCTGCCTTCCCCGTCTTCGTACGGCGCACGCCCGTCCGGCTCTGTCGCCTCTCCTGGTCCCATCCGCGCCGCACCGTCTCCTTCGTCGTGGCGGGACCTCCCCGCCACGACGAGTGTCCGTTATCCGCCTGCCAACCCGGTGATCGGATCAATTTCCGCACCAAATCCCGCTTCCCTCTAGATCTGCCGCCCTCCGGTGCGCTATACATCGGATGTATCGCGAGAACGGTGTCGAGAGAGGGGTTCGTCCGTGCGGTTTGTGCGTCTCGGGGCAGCGGGGGCTGAGCGTCCGTTCGTCCGTGCCGGTGACGGCACCCTCCACGACCTCTCCGGGGTCACGCCGGACATCGACGGCGCGTTCCTCGCCGGCGACGGACCGGCCAAGGCCGCGCGGGCGCTCGAAGCCGGGGAACTGCCGGTCGCCGACGGGGCCGGGCTGCGGGTCGGCGCGCCGATCGCCGCGCCGGGCAAGATCGTCTGCATCGGCATGAACTACCGCCGCCACGCCGAGGAAACCGGCGCGGCCGTGCCGGCCGAACCGGTGCTGTTCATGAAAGCCCCGGACGTGATGGTCGGACCGTTCGACGAGGTGCTCGTCCCGCGCGGCTCGACGGCCACCGACTGGGAGGTCGAACTCGGCGTCGTCATCGGGAAAACCGCGCGCTACCTGGAAAGCGCGGACGAAGCGCTGGCGCACGTCGCCGGGTACGTCGTGTCCAACGACGTCTCCGAGCGCGATTTCCAGCTGAACCGCGGCGGCCAGTGGGACAAGGGCAAGAACTGCGAGACCTTCAACCCGCTCGGCCCGGAGCTGGTGACCGCCGACGAGATCCCGGACCCGCAGGCGCTCGGCCTGCGTACGT
The nucleotide sequence above comes from Amycolatopsis sp. AA4. Encoded proteins:
- a CDS encoding NAD(P)/FAD-dependent oxidoreductase, which encodes MSEPRKIVVVGSGLAGATAAATVRERSFDGEILLIGADPHRPYELPPLSKAVLLGNADEPDWVREEGYWSENDIKLLSGTTATRVELGARLVLDDAGGEHRYDRLVLATGSRPRTLKVPGGDLPGLYTLRTLDDALRLREAFEAAKRVLIVGAGWIGTEAAAAARTHGAEVTVVAPEKLPLANVLGDEVARAFYRLHEEHGVQWRLGEGVAAITGDTSATGVRLPSGEELYADVVLIAVSAAPCVELAHAAGLELADDGGVDVDAGLRTAAPDVYAIGDIASQFHPRYGRRVRVEHWATARTQGEHVAANLFGANEPYLNSPYFFSDQYDPDRGGPAIGCEYRGLPVLDRDRVVVRGDLESYDFTAFWVTPDNEVSAAMNVNQWDDGDALQKLVDERIAVTDDQLRSGNLAELG
- a CDS encoding multidrug effflux MFS transporter, with translation MRRLLILGGLSAFGPLSIDMYLPALPRMAGDFQASDTTVQLTLTAFVVGLAVGQIVAGPLSDSFGRRRPLLVGLGLYIAGSVAAAASPGVELLIAARSVQALGAAAGIVIARATVRDLYTGTAMTKFFSLLLLVNGLAPILAPVLGGQLLTFTSWRGVFVVLTGFGALLLAAVAFALPEPLPVERRHPARLRGVLRTYGRLLTDHTFLGYALTAGLNFAALFAYISGSSFALQDVYRLSPQEYSVVFGLNGVGIVLAGQLNGWLVGRFPERALLRAGVTVSTLSGLATLAAATLRLPLPALLIPLLLMVSCIGIINPNASSLALAGHARTAGSASALLGVLQFAIGGIATPLVGLGGPGTAVPMTAVMAGFGVLALLSFATLTVSPTRRGFRSSAGRR
- a CDS encoding fumarylacetoacetate hydrolase family protein; its protein translation is MRFVRLGAAGAERPFVRAGDGTLHDLSGVTPDIDGAFLAGDGPAKAARALEAGELPVADGAGLRVGAPIAAPGKIVCIGMNYRRHAEETGAAVPAEPVLFMKAPDVMVGPFDEVLVPRGSTATDWEVELGVVIGKTARYLESADEALAHVAGYVVSNDVSERDFQLNRGGQWDKGKNCETFNPLGPELVTADEIPDPQALGLRTWVNGEKVQDSSTKDMVFGVAEIIRYLSQFMVLRPGDLINTGTPEGVALGQPEPKPYLRAGDVVELEIDGLGKQRQTFGQA